GGTCGCCGAGGCCGCCGCCGACTACGCGAAAGGCAAGGTCGCCACATGAGCACCTGCACGGTGATCAACCCGGCCACCGAGGAAGCGCTGTGCGAGGTCGACCTGCTCGACGTCGCCGCGGTCGACGACGCGGTGGCGCGCGCCAAATCCGCTCAGCGCCGCTGGGCGCGGCTGGCGCCGGCGGACCGGGCCGGCGCGCTGCGGGCCTTCGCGGCCGTCGTGGACGCCCACATCGACGAGCTCGCAGCCCTGGAAGTGGCGAACTCCGGACACCCGATCGGGCAGGCAGAAGGGGAGGCCGGGCACGTCCGCGACGTGCTGAACTACTACGCCGCGAGCCCTGAACGCCTTGTCGGCCAGCAGATCCCGGTGGCCGGGGGGCTCGATGTCACCTTCAACGAACCGCTCGGCGTGGTCGGGGTGATCACCCCGTGGAACTTCCCGATGACCATCGCCTCGTGGGGTTTCGCCCCGGCGCTGGCCGCCGGGAACGCGGTCGTGCTCAAACCCGCCGAGTGGACTCCGCTGACCACCATGCGGCTGGCGGAACTGGCGGTGGCCTCGGGGCTGGACCCGGACCTGTTCCAGGTGCTGCCCGGCGCCGGGACGGTGGTCGGTGAACGCTTCGTCACCCACCCGGATGTGCGCAAGATCGTGTTCACCGGATCGACCGCGGTCGGTACCCGGGTGATGGCCGGCGCCGCCGCACAGGTCAAGCGGGTCACCCTCGAACTCGGCGGCAAGAGCGCCAACATCGTGTTCGACGACTGCGACCTGGAACGCGCGGCCGCCACCGCACCCTACGGTGTCTTCGACAACGCCGGACAGGACTGCTGCGCGCGCAGCCGGATCCTGGTGCAGCGCACCGTATACGACCGCTTCATGGAACTGCTCGAGCCGGCCGTCGCCGGGGTGGTGGTCGGCGACCCGGCCTCCCGGGACACCGAGATGGGGCCGCTGGTATCGCGGCCGCACTGGGAGTCGGTGCGCGGCTACGTCCCCGACGACGCGCCGGTGGCGTTCCGGGGCTCCGCCCCGGAAGGGCCAGGATTCTGGTTCCCGCCAACGGTATTGACCCCGCAGCGCAGCGATCCAACCGTCACCGAGGAGATCTTCGGCCCGGTGGTGACGGTGCTGGCGTTCGACGACGAGGCCGACGCGGTGACACTGGCCAACGACACCAGATACGGGCTGTCCGGGTCGATCTGGACCGACAACGTATCGCGCGCACTGCGGGTCAGCCGGGCCGTCGAGGCCGGCAACCTGAGCGTCAACTCGCACTCCTCGGTGCGGTACGCCACCCCGTTCGGTGGCTTCAAGCAGTCGGGTCTGGGCCGGGAACTGGGACCGCAGGCCCCGTTGTCGTTCACCGAGACCAAGAACGTCTTCATCGCCATCGCCGATGAGCAGTAGACGACGAGCAGTAAGGAGTCACCACCATGGATCTGACCCAGCGACTCAAGGACAAGGTCGCCGTCATCACCGGCGGCGCCAGCGGCATCGGCCTGGCGGCCGCCAAACGGATGCAGGCCGAAGGCGCGGTCGTCGTCCTCGGTGATCTCGACGAGACCGCCGGGCGTTCGGTCGCCAATGACCTGAACGTCACCTTCGTGCCCGTCGACGTCTCCGATCAGGCGGCGGTGGACAACCTGTTCGACACGGCCTTCGACGTCCACGGGGGCGTGGACATCGCGTTCAACAACGCCGGTATCAGCCCGCCCGAGGACGATCTGATCGAGAACACCGGCATCGACGCGTGGCAGCGGGTGCAGGACATCAACCTCAAATCGGTGTTCTTCTGCTGCAAGGCGGCGCTGCGGCACATGGTTCCGGCGCAGAAGGGGTCGATCGTCAACACCGCATCGTTCGTCGCGGTGATGGGGTCGGCGACCTCGCAGATCTCCTACACCGCCTCCAAGGGCGGCGTGCTGGCCATGTCGCGCGAGCTCGGTGTCCAGTACGCGCGCCAGGGCATCCGGGTCAACGCGCTGTGCCCGGGGCCGGTGAACACCCCGCTGCTGCAGGAACTGTTCGCCAAGGATCCCGAGCGGGCGGCGCGCCGGCTGGTGCACGTCCCGGTCGGCCGGTTCGCCGAACCCGAGGAACTGGCCGCCGCCGTTGCGTTCCTGGCCAGCGACGACGCCTCCTTCATCACCGCCTCCAGTTTTCTCGTCGACGGTGGCATCAGCGGCCACTACGTCACGCCGCTGTGAGCCGATGATGGATTCTGAACCCGACCCCGCACCGACCGCCGAGACCCTGCTGCGTCCGGTCCGGCTGGGCAACGCCTTCGAGGACACCGTGGCCCGGCTGCTGGAGACGATTCGGCTGGGCGTGCTGGCCCCGGGGGAGTCGTTGCCGCCGGAACGCGAACTGGCGGTCCGGCTGGGGGTCAGCCGCGACACGGTGCGCGAGGCGATCAAATCGCTGGCCGACGCCGGTTATCTGCAGTCCCGCCGCGGGCGCTACGGCGGCACCTTCCTGGCCGAGCAGCTACCCACGCCGCGCGCCGCCGGGGTCCGGCTCGATCGCGCCGACATCGACGATGCGCTGCGGCTGCGGGAGATCCTGGAGGTCGGTGCCGCGCGGATGGCCGCCGGCCGCAGCCTCGGCGAGGTCGAGGCCGCGACGCTGCGCAACCGGCTCGCCGACGTCCGCGCGGCCACATCCGAGGATTACCGCCGGCTGGACTCGCGGCTGCACCTGGCGATCGCCGAGGCGGCCGGGTCGCCGTCGCTGGTGCCGCTGGTGGCCGAGAACCGGATGCGGGTCAACGCCCTGCTGGATCAGATCCCGTTGCTGCAGCGCAATATCGCGCACTCCGATGAGCAGCATCAGGCCATCGTGGAGGCGATCCTGGCCGGCGATGAGCAGGCCGCCGCCGACGCGATGTGCGCCCACCTGGCGGGTTCGGCGGCGCTGCTGCACGGATTCCTGGACTGAGGTTAGATTTGCAGCCATGACCGATCCCTCGGTGGTGGCGCGGGCCTCGTCCGCGCTGGCCGACGTCGATACCGCCGGCTGGGCGCAGCGGTTCGACCTGCTCTCCGATCCGCACCGCCTCGAGATCCTGCTCAGCCTGCACCGGGCACCGGGCATCTGCGTCGGCGACCTGGCGGCGGCGCTGGGCCGGTCCGAGAACGCGGTGTCCCAGGCCCTGCGCATCCTGCGTCAGCAGGGCTGGGTGAGCAGTGTCCGGGTCGGCCGCTCGGTCAGCTATCGACTCGAGGACGAGATCGTGCATGACCTGCTGCACTGGATCGGCGCCGGGCACAGCTGAGGCGGCAATTCGGTCAATCCGGCATGTGCGCCGCCGGTGGGGATCACCATCGATGCATGGGCGCCGAAGTCGATCCGAACCCCGCCGATGCCGATCGCGCGGTGAAGGCCAAACACCGCGCGCTCTGGGCCTCCGGCGACTACGCCGCGGTGGCAGGCGAACTCATCCCCGAACTCGGGCCCGAACTGGTGCGCGCATGCCGTGTCCGGCCCGGTGACCGGGTGCTCGACGTCGCGGCGGGGGCGGGCAACGCCGCGATTCCGGCGGCACTGGCCGGAGCATCGGTCACCGCGGGCGATCTCACCCCGGAACTGTTCGAGGCGGGCCGCGCACATGCGGCGCAGCACGGTGTGGAGTTGGAGTGGGTGGAGGCCGATGCCGAGGCGATGCCGTTCGCGGACAACGCCTTCGACATCGTCATGTCGTGTGTCGGGGTGATGTTCGCGCCGCGGCATCAGGCGGCCGCCGACGAACTGCTGCGGGTCTGCCGGCCCGGCGGCACCATCGGCCTGATCAACTGGACACCAACGGGTTTCATCGGTCGACTGTTCGCCACCATGAAGCCCTACGCGCCGCCACCCCCGCCCGGGGCCGGCCCGGCGCCGCTGTGGGGCGACGAGGCCCATGTGCGCGAGTTGTTCGGCGATCGCCTCACCGATGTCACCTTCCGGCACCAGACCGTGGCATTCGATCACTGCACCGACCCGCTGGAATTCCGCGAGTACTGGAAGCGCAATTACGGGCCCACCATCGCGGTGTACACGTTCAATGCCGGCCGGCCCGAACGGGTCGCGGCACTGGACGAGGCCTTCCTGGACTTCCTGACCGAGACGCAGCGCGACGGCCACTGGGACGCCGAGTACCTGCTGGTGACCGGGACGGCCGCATAGCTGATCGTCTGTTCATCTGGACAGATATCGGCACGGGTCTTAGGCTCGATGAATGACTCAGCAGCTCGTCGCCATGCATATGAGCGACGGCATCATCAACGCGCCTGTCTCGCTGATGTTCGCAGCCATTGCCGTTGCCGCCCTTGGCTTCTGCGGCTGGCGTGCGCAACGCGAACTCGATGAGCGCACCGTCCCGCTGGCCGGCCTGGTCGCCGCTTTCATCTTCGCCGTGCAGATGGTGAACTTCCCGATCCTGCCGGGGGTCAGCGGTCACCTGCTCGGTGGGGCGCTGGCGGCCATCCTGGTCGGCCCCTACACCGGCGCGCTGTGTGTGGCCATCGTCCTGGTGGTGCAGAGCCTGCTGTTCGCGGACGGCGGCGTCAGTGCGCTGGGCACCAACATCGCCAACATGTCGCTCATCGGCGTCGCGGCGGGCTACGGCACCGCGGTGCTGGCCTACCGGCTCACCAAACAGCTGGGGCCCTCGGCGTTCATCGCGGCCGTCGTCGGAACTGTCTGCGCGTCAATGGGTTTCGTCGCCGAGTATGCGATCGGCGGTGCCGCCACGGCCTCGCTGACCACGGTCGCCGGCTATATGTTCGGCACCCACCTGCTGATCGGGATCGGTGAGGGCGTGATCACCGCGCTGACGGTGGTGGCCGTGGCCCGTGCGCGCCCCGATCTGGTGTACCTGCTGCGCCGCACCCGCCAGCAGGTACCGGCATGAGGTTCTGGGCCGGAGCACTGATCCTCACCCTGCTGATCGCCGGTGGGGTGTCCTATCTGGCCAGCGCCAGCCCGGACGGGCTGGACTCGGCGACGCTGCGCGGCTGCGAGGTCGTCGAGGTCGACGGGGCCGAAGAACTCACCGGAGACTGCATCGCCCAGCACGCCGACGAGCATGCCCTGGGCGGTTCGCCGCTGGCCGATTACGCGGTGGCCGGACAGGAACACACCGGCGGCGTGGCCGGGGTGATCGGTGCGCTGGTCACCCTCGCGGTCGCCGGTGGGCTGTTCTGGATCATCGCTCGCCGTCGATCGGCCGGCTGAGCGAGTCGGGGGATGGGCACCGGGCACTCGCACCCGTTGTACCGGGACGGGAACTCCTCGCTGCACCGGGCTCCCGCCGAGGTGAAGATCGTCTGCCTGGTGCTGGTGGTGCTCGCCGTGGTCGCCACGCCGCGGGACATGTTCTGGCCGTACGCGATCTACGCGGTGGCGATCCTGGCGCTCTGGCGGTGGGCGCGCATCCCGCTGCGCTGGGTTCTGCCGCGGATGCTGATCGAGGCGCCGTTCGTGGTGCTCGCGGTGCTGCTGCCGTTCTCCGAGGGTGGTGAGCGGATCGCCGTCGCCGGAACCCAGCTTTCGGTGAGCGGCCTGTGGGCGGCGTGGGGCATCGTGGTGAAGGGCACCCTGGGTGTGGCGGCATCGCTGACCGTGGCGGCCACCACCTCGGCCCGCGAACTCCCGGTCGCCCTGAGCCGACTCGGGGTGCCCGCGCTGGTGACCTCGATGCTGGTGCTGATGATCCGCTACATCGACGTGCTCAGCGGCGAAGCGCGCCGGATGCGTTCGGCGCGACTGTCCCGCGGTGACTCCCCGCGGACGCTGCACCAGGCCGGCGCCCTCGCACGCAGTATCGGCGTGCTGTTCCTGAGGTCCTACGAGCGCGGCGAACGGGTCTACCTGGCCATGCTGTCGCGGGGATTCGACGGTCGGGTACCCGAACTCGCCATCGGCACGGGCCGGGCACGCGCCCTCGACTGGTCGGTGGCCCTGCTGCCCGCCGGGTTCGCCCTCGCGGTGTCCGCGTCGGCCTGGGTGCTGCGATGACCCGGCCGGCGGTCCGGGTGAGCGGGCTGGGGCACGTCTACCCCGACGGGCACCGGGCGCTGGACGGCGTGGATCTCGAGGTGTCCGAGGGGGAGCGGGTCGCCATCCTCGGACCGAACGGGGCCGGTAAGACCACGCTCATGCTCTCGCTCAACGGTGTCCTGACCCCGACCCGGGGCAGCGTGACGATCGGCGAGACCATCTTGTCGCGCAAGACCGTCCGGGAGATCCGCCGGCGGGTGGGTCTGGTCTTCCAGGACCCCGACGACCAGTTGTTCATGCCGACTGTCGGCCAAGATGTCGCGTTCGGGCCGGCCAATTTCGGGGTGGGCGGTGCGGAGTTGACCCGCCGGGTCGCCGAGGCACTGGCCGCGGTCTCGATGACCGAGCACGCCGACCGTAGTCCCGCGCACCTGTCACTCGGTCAGCGTCGCCGGGCCGCCCTGGCCACCGTGCTGGCCTGCCACCCCGACATCCTGGTGCTCGACGAACCGTCGGCCAATCTGGACCCGCAGGCCCGGCGTGAGCTCGCCGAGACACTGTCCGGGTTGACGGCCACCATGCTCGTGGTCACCCACGATCTGCCGTACGCCGCCCAATTGTGCACCCGCGCAGTGATCCTGGACGGCGGTCGGGTGGTCGCGGACGGCGCGATGGCCGACGTGCTGGGTGACGCCGGGTTGCTGGCCGCGCACCGACTCGAACTGCCCTGGGGCTTCAGCGTGTGTCGGTGAGACCCAGCAACGCGTTCTCGACCACCTCCGGCAACGCCGGGTGGATCCAATACTGGCCGGTGGCAACCTCTCTGGCGGTCTGGCCGAAGCTGATCGCCTGGATCAGCGGCTGGATGATCGACGAGGCCTGATGTCCCATGATGTGCGCCCCGAGCAGCTTGCCGGTGGCGCGGTCGCCGATCAGCTTGGCGATCCCGGTTTCGTCTTCCATCGCCCACCCGTAGGCGGTGGAGCTGTAGTCCTGCACCTTCACCACGACGTCGTAACCGGCCTCGCGGGCCTGCGCCTCGGTGAGCCCGACGGTCGCCAGCTGCGGGTCGGTGAACACCGCCGAGGGCACGAACCGGTGATCGCTGGCCACCATCGCCGCGGTGTCGTCCCAGTCGCGCAGCAGGTTGTGCCGGACCACCCGCATCTCGTGATTGGCCACATGCTTGAGCTGGTAGGGCGAGGACACATCGCCCAGCGCGTACACCCCGCGCGCGGTGGTGCGTTGGTACTCGTCGACCACCACCCGGCCGTTCTCGACCCGCACGCCGGCCCGCTCGGCGTCCAGCAGATCGCCGTTGGGCCGGCGCCCGGTGGCCACCAGCAGGGTGTCGGCGGTCAACTCGGTGCCGTCATCGAGCTCGAGCACCACCCCGTCACCCTGATGAGGCCGTGACCCGACCACGTTGACGTGGGTGCGCAGATCCCATTTGGCCGCGGCCAGATCGGTGTACCGGTGGCAGAGCGTCTCGTCGCAGTGGGTCAGCATGCCGGGTCCGCGCACCACGATGGTGACCCGGACACCGAGCGCGGAGAACACGTGCGCGAACTCCGCGGCCACGAATCCGCCACCGACGATCACCATGTGTTCGGGTAACTCGCCGATCCGCATGATGTCGTCGCTGGTGTAGTACCGCACACCGCATTCGGCGATGGCCGGTGGCACCACCGCGCGGGCGCCGGCGGCGAGCACCACCTGATCGGTACTGAACTCCGCGCCGTCCTCGGTGCGCAGCGTGTAGCGACCGTCGGCGGTGCCGGTGAACCGGGTGTGGCTGCGGTAGACGTCGATATTGGCCAGGCTGCGTTTGTACGCCTCGCCGCCCGCGGCGATCGGGTCGATCCGGCCGAACACCCGGGCGACGATGTCGGGCCAGCGGACCTTGTCGATGTGGGCATCGATGCCGTAGCGGGCGCTCTCCCGCACCGTCTGGGCCACCTCGGCTGCGTAGACGAACATCTTCGTCGGAATGCAGCCGACGTTCAGGCAGGTACCACCGAAGGTGCCCTGCTCGCAGATCGCGATCCGCATGTCCCGGTAGCGGGGGTCGAAATCCGGGTCCGGGATGCTGTTGCCCGAACCGGTTCCGATGATCGTCAGGTCGTAATGCTCCACGCGGGCCGTCCTTATCCGGTTTGTGGTGAGGTCTGTTGTGGTGAGGTCGTCGTGGGCCCGGTCCGGAGATATCCGTCCAACCAGGTGTCGAGTTCGCGGTAGGCCACCGACCGGGGCTGGGCCAGCGACAGGAAGACGTCGTGTTTGGCATCGGGGATCGGCACCACGGTGAGCCGGTTGCCGACACACCCGGCCCAGCGGGCGATCTGGGTGACGTCGAGCACCGCGTCGCCGCGCTGGATGAGATCGGGGTCACCGGCCTCGGTGACACTGTGATCCGAACGCAGGATCAGGCTGGGCACCCCGACGTCCAGGCCGCGGTGCAGCCGCTTCTGGGCGCGCCGGACCGCGTTGATCCAGCCGAAGGTGACCGGGAATCCGCCGACCGGCTTCCATTCCAGGTTGTACTCGAACTCCCCGTGGTAGTCGCGGTGCAGGCTGGTGCCGTACCCGCCCGGGGTCGGCTTGCGCACCACCTGGGTGCGCCGGAACCTGGCCAATGCCATCAGCGCGGCCGAGGTCGGCGGCGTGCGCAGGATGGCCGGCCCGTGCAGATCGAAGAAGGGGCTGTTGAGCACCAGGCCGCTGATCGGGCCGGTGGCGTTGCGCCGGCGCAGCCGGTCCAGCCACAGCGTCACGATCAGCCCGCCGGCGGAATGCCCGTACACCAGCGTGTCGGTGGAGCCGATCACGTCCAGCGCCGCCCGCAGCGCGGTGTCGTAGTGCGCCAGGTCGGAGGTGAAGTGCGGGGTCTGGCCCTCGCGCCGGGACCGACCGCATTTGGGCAGGTCCAGCGCGTAGACGGTGAAGCCCCGGCCGGCCAGGTGATCCGCCAGCTCGGTATGGAAGAAGTAGTCGGTGTAGCCGTGCACCAGGAGCACGGCGCGCTCGCCGCCCCGGTGTGGCGGTTCGCCCCGGCACACCAGGGTGGCGACCAGCTCGCCCTCCCCGTCGGGGTCGGCGCCCAGGGCCAGCGGCCGCTGGCGATAGCCAGGTAAGACGTCGGGCTCCCAGCCGGTCACGTCAGCCACTCTAGTGACCCGCACAGCCCGGGCGCCTGCCACGTCGGCGGCGGGATAACCTTAGTGCGTGTCTGACACGAAAGTAGCTAAGACAGACGTGGTGCTCGTCGGCGCGGGAATCATGAGCGCCACTCTCGGCGCCCTGCTGCGTCTGGTGGAACCCGACTGGTCGATCACGTTGATCGAACGCCTCGACGGCGCCGCCGCCGAGAGCAGCGATCCGTGGAACAACGCCGGTACCGGGCACTCCGCGCTGTGCGAGCTGAACTACACGCCGCAGAAGTCCGACGGCTCGATCGACACCGCCAAGGCGATCACGGTCAACGAGCAGTTCCAGGTCTCCCGCCAGTTCTGGGCCTACGCCGTCGAGAACGGTGTGCTGCCCGACGTGCGTAACTTCCTCAACCCGATTCCGCACGTGAGCTTCGTGCAGGGGGCATCCAACGTCGAGTACCTGCGGGCCCGCTACGACGCGCTGGTGAGCAACCCGCTGTTCTCGACGATGGAGTTCATCGACGACCGCGACGAGTTCACCCGCCGGCTGCCGTTCATGGCGGCCAAGCGCGACTTCAGTGAGCCGGTCGCGCTGAACTGGACCCAGGCCGGCACCGACGTGGACTTCGGATCGCTGTCGCGCCAGCTGCTCGGCTACTCGGCGAGCCAGGGGATGACGACGCTGTTCGGCCACGACGTGCGCGATCTGCGTCAGGGCTCCGACGGCACCTGGACGGTCAAGGTCGTCAACCGGCGCACCCGGGCCAAGAGCACCATCAACGCCAAGTTCGTGTTCGTCGGCGCCGGCGGCGGCGCGCTGCCGCTGCTGCAGAAGGCGGGCATCAAGGAGGCCAAGGGCTTCGGCGGCTTCCCAGTCGGTGGTGCGTTCCTGCGCACCGGCAATCAGGACCTGACCGCCGACCATCAGGCCAAGGTGTACGGCCTGCCGCCGCTGGGCGCCCCGCCGATGTCGGTGCCGCACTTGGACACCCGGGTGATCAACGGGAAGTCCTGGCTGCTGTTCGGCCCGTTCGCCGGCTGGTCGCCGAAGTTCCTCAAGCAGGGCAAGATCACCGACCTGCCGCTGTCGGTCAAGCCCAACAACCTGGCCTCGATGCTGGGCGTGGGTCTGACCGAAACCGGACTGTTGAAGTACCTGATCGGGCAGCTGCTGCTCAGCGAGAGCGACCGGGTCGACACCCTGCGGGAATTCGCCCCCAGCGCAGTCGATTCCGATTGGGAGCTGGACGTGGCCGGGCAGCGGGTGCAGGTCATCCGGCGCAAGGGCGCCGGCGGTGTGCTGGAGTTCGGCACCACCGTGCTCAGCGCCGCCGACGGCAGCATCGCCGGCCTGCTGGGCGCCTCCCCGGGCGCCTCGACCGCGGTGCCGGCCATGCTGGAGGTGATGGAGCGCTGCTTCGCCGACCAGTACCAGGGCTGGCTGCCCAAGCTCAAGGAGATGATCCCGTCGCTGGGCACCAAGTTGTCCGGCGAACCCGCCCTGTTCCGCGAGGTCTGGGACTGGGGTACCAAGGTGCTCAAGCTGGACGAATCCGCGTCCGTGTGACGGGGGCCGCGCCATGACGGTTGCGCTGCGCCGCAGCTGGGCCAAGGACCTGGACGCCGCCACCCTCTACCAGCTGCTCAGGCTGCGGGTCGAGGTGTTCGTGGTGGAGCAGGCCTGCCCGTATCCCGAGCTCGACGGTCGCGACCTGCTGGCCGAAACCCGCCACTTCTGGCTGGAAGGTGATGACGGTCAGGTGATCTCGACGTTGCGGTTGATGGAGGAACACCCTGGCGGGGAGAAGGTTTTCCGGATCGGGCGGGTGTGCACCAAACGCGCCGACCGCGGCCGGGGGCACACCACCCGGTTGATGCAGGCCGCGGTCGCCGAGGTGGGTAATCACCCGTGCCGCATCGACGCGCAGACCTATCTGCAGGACATGTACGGCGCGCTCGGGTTCGTCCGGGACGGTGAGGAATACACCGAAGACGGCATCCCGCATGTGCCGATGATCCGGCCGGGAGCGGTGAACCTATGACCGTGGTGCACTATCCGTTCAGCGCGCTGGTCGGGCATGAGCGGCTGCGGCTGGCGCTGGTGCTGTGCGCGGTCCGCCCCGATATCGGCGGCGTGCTGATCCGCGGGGAGAAGGGGACCGCCAAGTCCACCGCGGTCCGGGCGCTGGCAGCGGTGCTGGCCCAGGTCGACGACGGCGCGCGGCTTGTCGAGTTGCCGATCGGGGCGACCGAGGACCGGGTGGTGGGCTCGCTGGATCTGCAGAAGGTGCTGCGCGACGGCGAGCACGCGTTCTCCCCGGGACTGCTGGCCCGCGCGAACGGCGGGGTGCTCTACGTCGACGAGGTCAACCTGCTGCACGACCATCTGGTCGACGTGCTGCTCGACGCGGCGGCGATGGGCCGGGTGCACATCGAACGCGACGGCGTATCGCATTCCCACGATGCCCGTTTCGTGTTGATCGGCACCATGAACCCCGAAGAGGGCGAGTTGCGTCCGCAGTTGCTGGACCGGTTCGGGCTGACCGTCGACGTGGCCGCCTCCCGCGATGTCGATGTCCGTGTCGAGGTGATCCGCTCGCGGATGGCCTTCGAGGCCGACCCGGCGGGCTTCGCCGCCCGGTACGCCGACAGCGATGCCGAGCTGGCCCGCCGCATCGCCGGGGCCCGTGCGGCCGTCGGCGATGTGGTGTTGGGCGACAACGAGTTACGTCGCATCGCGGCGCTGTGCGCGGCCTTCGACGTGGACGGTATGCGTGCCGACCTGGTGGTGGCGCGCACCGCGGTGGCACATGCGGCCTGGCGGGGGAGTGACGCCGTCGAGGAGCAGGACATCCGGGTGGCGGCCGAACTGGCGCTGCCGCACCGGCGTCGCCGCGACCCGTTCGACGACCCGGGCCTGGATCCCGAGCGCCTCGACGATGCATTGGCCCAGACCGCAGACGGCCCCGAGGATCCCGAACCCGATCCGGAACCGCCCGGCGGCGGATCAGATGCTCCCGGGGAGATGCAGACCGACGGTCGGCCCGGTGAGCCGTCGCAGACCGAGAAACCGGCCGGCACGCCGCAGACCCGCTCCAGCGCACCGCCCTCGGCGGCCTTCCGGACCAAGGCGCTGGTGGTGCCCGGTGTCGGCGAGGGTGCACCGGGGCGGCGCTCCCGGGCGCGCAACCGCACCGGCAGCACCGTCGGTTCCACCGATGTGCCCGGCGAGGGTCATGGCACCCACCTGTTCGCGACCGTGCTGGCGGCGGTCAACAACCAGCGCCACGCGGGCCGGCCGCAGGTGCGGCCCGACGATGTGCGGCGCGCGGTGCGGGAAGGGCGGGAAGGCAACCTGGTCATCTTCGTCGTCGACGCATCCGGGTCGATGGCCGCGCGGGACCGGATGGCCGCGGTCGGCGGCGCCGCGCTCTCGCTGCTGCGCGACGCCTACCAGCGCCGTGACAAGGTCGCGGTGATCACCTTCCGCGGTCAGCGTGCCGATCTGCTGTTGCCGCCGACCTCCTCGGTGTACATCGCCGGGCGGCGGCTGGCACGGTTCGACACCGGCGGCAAAACCCCACTGGCCCAAGGCCTGCTGGCGGCCCGCGATGTGGTGCTGCGGGAGAAGGCGCGCGACCGTGCCCGGCGCCCGCTGGTGGTGGTGCTCACCGACGGCCGGGCCACCGGTGGGCCGGACCCGCTGGGGCGGACCCGTGCCGCGGCCGGGCTGCTCGTCGCCGAGGGTGCCGCGGCCGTCGTGGTGGACTGCGAGACCTCTTTTGTGCGTTTGGGTTTGGCCGACGAGTTGGCCCGGCACCTGCACGCTCCCGCGGTGCGGCTGGCCCAACTGCAGGCCGGCGAGCTGACCTCGCTGGTCAAGACCGCTGCGTAGGAGGCACCCATGCCACAGGGACA
This region of Mycolicibacterium diernhoferi genomic DNA includes:
- a CDS encoding aldehyde dehydrogenase family protein → MSTCTVINPATEEALCEVDLLDVAAVDDAVARAKSAQRRWARLAPADRAGALRAFAAVVDAHIDELAALEVANSGHPIGQAEGEAGHVRDVLNYYAASPERLVGQQIPVAGGLDVTFNEPLGVVGVITPWNFPMTIASWGFAPALAAGNAVVLKPAEWTPLTTMRLAELAVASGLDPDLFQVLPGAGTVVGERFVTHPDVRKIVFTGSTAVGTRVMAGAAAQVKRVTLELGGKSANIVFDDCDLERAAATAPYGVFDNAGQDCCARSRILVQRTVYDRFMELLEPAVAGVVVGDPASRDTEMGPLVSRPHWESVRGYVPDDAPVAFRGSAPEGPGFWFPPTVLTPQRSDPTVTEEIFGPVVTVLAFDDEADAVTLANDTRYGLSGSIWTDNVSRALRVSRAVEAGNLSVNSHSSVRYATPFGGFKQSGLGRELGPQAPLSFTETKNVFIAIADEQ
- a CDS encoding 3-oxoacyl-ACP reductase — its product is MDLTQRLKDKVAVITGGASGIGLAAAKRMQAEGAVVVLGDLDETAGRSVANDLNVTFVPVDVSDQAAVDNLFDTAFDVHGGVDIAFNNAGISPPEDDLIENTGIDAWQRVQDINLKSVFFCCKAALRHMVPAQKGSIVNTASFVAVMGSATSQISYTASKGGVLAMSRELGVQYARQGIRVNALCPGPVNTPLLQELFAKDPERAARRLVHVPVGRFAEPEELAAAVAFLASDDASFITASSFLVDGGISGHYVTPL
- a CDS encoding FadR/GntR family transcriptional regulator → MDSEPDPAPTAETLLRPVRLGNAFEDTVARLLETIRLGVLAPGESLPPERELAVRLGVSRDTVREAIKSLADAGYLQSRRGRYGGTFLAEQLPTPRAAGVRLDRADIDDALRLREILEVGAARMAAGRSLGEVEAATLRNRLADVRAATSEDYRRLDSRLHLAIAEAAGSPSLVPLVAENRMRVNALLDQIPLLQRNIAHSDEQHQAIVEAILAGDEQAAADAMCAHLAGSAALLHGFLD
- a CDS encoding ArsR/SmtB family transcription factor, yielding MTDPSVVARASSALADVDTAGWAQRFDLLSDPHRLEILLSLHRAPGICVGDLAAALGRSENAVSQALRILRQQGWVSSVRVGRSVSYRLEDEIVHDLLHWIGAGHS
- a CDS encoding class I SAM-dependent methyltransferase, producing the protein MGAEVDPNPADADRAVKAKHRALWASGDYAAVAGELIPELGPELVRACRVRPGDRVLDVAAGAGNAAIPAALAGASVTAGDLTPELFEAGRAHAAQHGVELEWVEADAEAMPFADNAFDIVMSCVGVMFAPRHQAAADELLRVCRPGGTIGLINWTPTGFIGRLFATMKPYAPPPPPGAGPAPLWGDEAHVRELFGDRLTDVTFRHQTVAFDHCTDPLEFREYWKRNYGPTIAVYTFNAGRPERVAALDEAFLDFLTETQRDGHWDAEYLLVTGTAA
- a CDS encoding energy-coupling factor ABC transporter permease gives rise to the protein MTQQLVAMHMSDGIINAPVSLMFAAIAVAALGFCGWRAQRELDERTVPLAGLVAAFIFAVQMVNFPILPGVSGHLLGGALAAILVGPYTGALCVAIVLVVQSLLFADGGVSALGTNIANMSLIGVAAGYGTAVLAYRLTKQLGPSAFIAAVVGTVCASMGFVAEYAIGGAATASLTTVAGYMFGTHLLIGIGEGVITALTVVAVARARPDLVYLLRRTRQQVPA
- a CDS encoding PDGLE domain-containing protein, whose translation is MRFWAGALILTLLIAGGVSYLASASPDGLDSATLRGCEVVEVDGAEELTGDCIAQHADEHALGGSPLADYAVAGQEHTGGVAGVIGALVTLAVAGGLFWIIARRRSAG
- the cbiQ gene encoding cobalt ECF transporter T component CbiQ gives rise to the protein MGTGHSHPLYRDGNSSLHRAPAEVKIVCLVLVVLAVVATPRDMFWPYAIYAVAILALWRWARIPLRWVLPRMLIEAPFVVLAVLLPFSEGGERIAVAGTQLSVSGLWAAWGIVVKGTLGVAASLTVAATTSARELPVALSRLGVPALVTSMLVLMIRYIDVLSGEARRMRSARLSRGDSPRTLHQAGALARSIGVLFLRSYERGERVYLAMLSRGFDGRVPELAIGTGRARALDWSVALLPAGFALAVSASAWVLR
- a CDS encoding energy-coupling factor ABC transporter ATP-binding protein; the protein is MTRPAVRVSGLGHVYPDGHRALDGVDLEVSEGERVAILGPNGAGKTTLMLSLNGVLTPTRGSVTIGETILSRKTVREIRRRVGLVFQDPDDQLFMPTVGQDVAFGPANFGVGGAELTRRVAEALAAVSMTEHADRSPAHLSLGQRRRAALATVLACHPDILVLDEPSANLDPQARRELAETLSGLTATMLVVTHDLPYAAQLCTRAVILDGGRVVADGAMADVLGDAGLLAAHRLELPWGFSVCR